The Candidatus Eisenbacteria bacterium genome contains the following window.
AGGAAGCTCGCTCGGATCGTGCTGGTCGTCGCCCGAAAGAATCGCAACGATATCGTATCCGTGCTTAATCGCATAATCGATTCCGGTCCTTATGCTCGCGCCTACCCCTTTGTTCTTCTCGTGCCTGAGGACTACGTCCGCCCCGCACCGGCGTGCCTCATCGTCCGTGCCGTCATTCGAGCCGTCATCGATCGTGATCTTCAAATCAACAAGGTTCCGGCCAAGTTTTTCCATGACCCGCCCGATCTTCCCCTTCTCGTTGTAGGCGGGGACCACAGCAGCTGTTTTCATATCGTGTTCATTTCCCCAGGCGTTGAAGAGAACTTCCCGTTTCTCACGTTATGCGCCCGGCTTCTCGTTCTTTGCGCCCTGAGCGTTGCCGAAACTCACGACGTCCTTGGCCGTTATCTCTCTTATTGAGAGATTCTCCTTCCAAAGATAGAAGAGGCCCAGCAGCGTCACCGGAAAGAATTGCGTGGAGTGATAAAGGAAGGAGAAAGCGAGGGCTCTCGTCTTGTCGACGTCAAAAAGAGAAAGCCCAAGCACTGAAAAATACTGAATCGGCCCGACATAGGCGGGAGAAGACGGTATCATGACTCCGAGCGACAGAACTACAAGCACGAGCAGTGTTGCATGCGGCGGGAGATTGACCTCGACCGAAAGAATTGAGAAATAAATTGCAAGGCCGGCAAAAAACCAGACCACAAACGAAAGCATGAGAGAATAGAAAGTTTCCTTTCCACGCTTGAACACCTCAAGGCCTTGCCCGAATGACCTGACGATCCTCGAAACCCTGTGCTCAAGCTTCCCGGGCAATGGTCTCGAAGCAGCTGTCGCCAGGGAAAGAGTCCACCGGGGAAAGATGAGAAAGGCAAGGAGCACCAGCATGGATACGGCATTAAGGACGAGGGCGAAGTATCCTCCGACTTTGAGCTCTTTGGGAAGCGGCATGACAAGTATCAGGATACCAAAGAGAACGAGAAGCACAAACACATCCAGCACTCTCTCGATCACGATTGTGGCAAAAGAAGCCGTCTTGCTCACCTTTTCCTTCTTCCCAACCGCATACGCGCGCACAAATTCTCCGAGCCGCGCCGGAAGCAGATTGTTCGCCATGAATCCTATCATGGTCGATGAAAACAGGCTCATCGTCCGCGCATTCTTCAGAGGCTTCATGAGGAACTTCCACCTGTAGGCTCGTATGTAGAAACTGGTCAATGTGCAGGCTGCAGCAGGTATCAGATACAGGTATTCCGCTTGAGAGAA
Protein-coding sequences here:
- a CDS encoding lysylphosphatidylglycerol synthase transmembrane domain-containing protein, which translates into the protein MKRKAYFGIAVSVLCLFLAFRKTQFGELRNAFSQAEYLYLIPAAACTLTSFYIRAYRWKFLMKPLKNARTMSLFSSTMIGFMANNLLPARLGEFVRAYAVGKKEKVSKTASFATIVIERVLDVFVLLVLFGILILVMPLPKELKVGGYFALVLNAVSMLVLLAFLIFPRWTLSLATAASRPLPGKLEHRVSRIVRSFGQGLEVFKRGKETFYSLMLSFVVWFFAGLAIYFSILSVEVNLPPHATLLVLVVLSLGVMIPSSPAYVGPIQYFSVLGLSLFDVDKTRALAFSFLYHSTQFFPVTLLGLFYLWKENLSIREITAKDVVSFGNAQGAKNEKPGA